The Podospora pseudocomata strain CBS 415.72m chromosome 1 map unlocalized CBS415.72m_1, whole genome shotgun sequence genome has a segment encoding these proteins:
- the RLM1 gene encoding resistance to lethality of mkk1p386 overexpression (COG:K; EggNog:ENOG503NUMI) codes for MGRRKIEIKAIKDDRNRSVAAEIPSLTMQFWRNSTFLKRKGGLFKKAHELSVLCSVDVAVFIFGSNKKLYEYSSCDMRDLITRYTYHGGPNEHKGPSDFNGGADDEEEDDENGTPPQGDGMDAPMLHPHFQAQPQFPPHIRHHTPSASPPIPNGMFGPGPRGHTPQPPQMGSRPSSRNDIRRMGPMGGPQVGPQGPPHQAVNGYAFMPQPAIYNPHNAPNMPPNASHGLPPQYPYPGPPPHTQQMQQFAEERRRSSVPPNYPPQAQGPPAPRHSVSPPRPQAPQLPHQLPAQLPPRTMPSHMVPSPPQPQMHPMQSPPQPQQHLAPPPSHELPQIRPPPQEPQPPAPVETMAKPELVDRPRQPPLLDTAIKKAPPRKGGSIFTPIDENRSILSQHLAAFHPEVKSEPQGNRSLSLDMGKNGTTNSPPHLQRSNTQAQPQIKRNGSLSSIPETVFTPPSRSNSLRIGSISRPRLKVQIPDESDGGSATAESASPRNTTTTTDATSQPSRRPESVVLPPPSPSASSLLSAGATGPPNPFARPPPASHQNNSMNIDTPVSALPSRFMTNEFLPSPSSFYPEWNFRGSDSNTLPSPLNFATPVVSTGPSFLRDDPVPQKRKSPEISGNGHGPEQHVDIGGDAKRVKVDS; via the exons ATGGGACGCAGAAAGATTGAAatcaaggccatcaaggatGACAGAAATCGCTCTGT CGCTGCCGAGATCCCGTCGCTGACCATGCAATTCTGGCGCAACAGCACCTTTTTGAAGCGCAAGGGTGGTCTCTTCAAGAAAGCGCACGAGTTATCCGTGCTTTGCTCTGTAGATGTGGCCGTGTTCATTTTCGGCAGTAATAAGAAGCTCTACGAGTATTCATCCTGCGACATGCGCGATTTGATCACGCGGTACACCTAT CACGGCGGTCCAAATGAGCACAAGGGCCCATCCGACTTCAATGGCGGtgccgatgacgaggaggaggatgacgaaaACGGCACTCCACCGCAAGGAGACGGGATGGACGCTCCAATGCTCCATCCTCACTTCCAGGCGCAACCTCAGTTCCCCCCACACATCAGACACCACACTCCATCAGCGTCACCTCCTATTCCAAATGGCATGTTCGGCCCAGGGCCTCGAGGCCATactcctcagcctcctcagaTGGGATCGCGGCCATCATCACGCAATGACATCCGAAGAATGGGACCAATGGGTGGTCCTCAAGTTGGTCCGCAAGGCCCTCCCCATCAGGCAGTGAACGGATATGCTTTCATGCCCCAGCCAGCTATCTACAACCCTCATAATGcacccaatatgcctcctaaTGCTTCTCATGGCCTGCCACCGCAATATCCTTACCCTGGCCCTCCACCGCACACGCAACAAATGCAACAATTTGCCGAAGAGCGAAGAAGATCATCTGTTCCGCCCAACTACCCACCGCAGGCACAAGGGCCACCAGCACCGCGTCACTCAGTGTCTCCCCCTCGACCTCAGGCACCACAGCTGCCTCACCAATTGCCAgctcagcttcctcctcgcaCTATGCCATCACACATGGTCCCTAGTCCGCCACAACCACAGATGCATCCCATGCAGagcccacctcaacctcagcaacacctggcccctccaccatcgcACGAACTGCCACAGATCCGGCCACCTCCCCAGGAGCCCCAACCGCCAGCCCCTGTAGAGACCATGGCAAAGCCTGAACTTGTCGACAGACCCCGACAGCCGCCTCTTTTGGACACCGCCATCAAAAAGGCACCACCGCGCAAAGGTGGCAGCATCTTTACGCCTATTGATGAAAACCGATCTATTCTCTCGCAACACTTGGCAGCATTTCACCCAGAAGTAAAGTCGGAGCCGCAGGGCAACCGATCGCTTTCATTGGACATGGGAAAGAATGGGACCACAAACTCGCCGCCACATCTCCAACGCTCCAACACCCAAGCCCAGCCACAAATAAAGCGAAATGGCTCGCTATCGTCCATCCCCGAGACTGTGTTTACGCCACCGTCCCGGTCCAATAGTCTGCGCATCGGAAGCATATCTCGGCCACGACTAAAGGTGCAAATCCCCGACGAGTCTGATGGCGGGAGTGCTACGGCCGAATCGGCATCTCCCCgcaacacaacaaccacgacgGATGCCacctcacaaccctcgagGCGACCTGAGTCGGTTGTTCTcccgcccccttccccatccgcctcctcgctCCTCTCAGCGGGCGCAACCGGCCCACCGAACCCGTTTGcccgacctcctcccgctTCTCACCAAAACAACTCGATGAACATTGATACCCCTGTTTCCGCGCTCCCATCTCGATTTATGACGAATGAGTTTCTCCCAAGTCCCAGCAGCTTTTACCCCGAGTGGAACTTTCGTGGAAGTGACAGCAACACGCTGCCCAGTCCACTAAACTTTGCTACGCCCGTGGTGAGCACCGGGCCGTCCTTTCTGAGGGACGACCCGGTCCCACAGAAGCGGAAAAGCCCCGAGATTAGCGGCAACGGGCACGGGCCTGAGCAACATGTTGATATTGGCGGAGATGCGAAGCGTGTAAAGGTTGATTCTTGA
- a CDS encoding uncharacterized protein (EggNog:ENOG503P33Y; COG:S) codes for MVSPNLIRSALWLAVLGTASALPGSENPNALAPRQPIDADLVPPPTDNDAPPAIDTTKLAGHEFAVCHNLDGDYKPFCLPKHNETFNPGVLKYITWDPAFFSKGHTHEKANHTVKIIGFYLTPESDTHQAFDSGEISCAWGFYQWSVTQDLINANPLWNEKPGNKAKHFKQNTPTTITLRMAALPEDGSPAEWHQGPTVQIVKPKKGPNKSDGKRHPADDQVLYVALPTVAFFLMAIVMSTLCCNRGVRRIDLGNVMGRNRRSERGTVGRNRRDRGQYSRVDGRDMELGRGVGEGSGLGVRKVD; via the coding sequence ATGGTTTCGCCTAACCTCATCCGGTCAGCCCTCTGGCTGGCCGTGCTAGGCACAGCATCAGCTCTTCCCGGCTCAGAAAACCCGAACGCTCTTGCGCCCCGTCAACCCATCGACGCCGACCtcgtcccccctcccaccgaCAACGACGCCCCTCCCGccatcgacaccaccaaactcGCCGGTCACGAATTCGCCGTCTGCCACAACCTCGACGGCGACTACAAACCATTCTGCCTCCCCAAACACAACGAAACCTTCAACCCCGGCGTCCTCAAGTACATCACCTGGGAcccggccttcttctccaaaggCCACACCCACGAGAAAGCAAACCACACGGTCAAAATCATCGGGTTTTACCTCACCCCCGAAAGCGACACCCACCAAGCCTTTGACTCTGGCGAAATCTCGTGCGCATGGGGTTTTTACCAGTGGTCCGTTACCCAAGacctcatcaacgccaacccATTGTGGAATGAAAAACCGGGAAACAAGGCGAAGCACTTCAAGCAGAACACACCAACGACGATAACCctgaggatggcggcgctGCCGGAGGATGGCTCGCCCGCGGAATGGCATCAGGGACCGACGGTGCAGATTGTCAAGCCGAAGAAGGGGCCGAATAAGAGTGATGGGAAGAGGCACCCGGCGGACGATCAGGTGTTGTATGTGGCGCTGCCCACGGTGGCGTTTTTCTTGATGGCGATTGTGATGAGCACGTTGTGCTGTAataggggggtgaggaggattgaTTTGGGGAatgtgatggggaggaacaggaggagTGAGAGGGGGACGGTGGGGAGGAATAGGAGGGATAGGGGGCAGTATTCTAgggttgatgggagggatATGGagcttgggaggggggttggggaggggagtggatTGGGGGTTAGGAAGGTTGATTAA
- a CDS encoding uncharacterized protein (EggNog:ENOG503NVV6; COG:S) — MAPIAQAVTVSLQELKDGTVSFEKLQQAFGPDSLGILVVKDVPPEFASLRHHALSYSSYLGNLSKSELDKLENEKAKYLTGWSLGKETLKNGQVDTLKGSFYANCAFYVDPKLSCAAPTEEFNTDNFPEYLSPNIWPDDATLPGFKNSVEDLCRLIIDVAVLVARACDRFAEKEIAGYPNGYLEKVVSTSTTTKARLLHYFPEDPANAPPAPIKASEIANGEGSDEDDWCATHLDHGCLTGLTSAMFVDEAKTPAVAPAFEQTLADSKPLKLAPLPELDASPDPASGLYIKSRTGQTVQVKIPRDCIAFQTGEALERITEGKFKAVPHFVRGARASMSDGRIARNTLAVFTQPNLGEEVDMEQHITFGEFARGIVAKNTVS, encoded by the exons ATGGCCCCTATTGCTCAGGCTGTGACTGTCTCCCTACAGGAGCTAAAGGACG GAACGGTGTCGTTTGAGAAGCTCCAGCAAGCATTCGGCCCGGATTCTCTGGGTATCTTGGTTGTCAAAGATGTACCACCCGAGTTTGCGAGTCTGAGGCATCATGCCCTCTCCTATTCGTCTTACCTTGGAAACCTCTCCAAGTCTGAGCTGG ATAAACTCGAGAATGAAAAGGCCAAGTACCTTACCGGATGGTCCCTTGGAAAGGAAACCCTCAAGAACGGCCAGGTCGACACATTAAAGGGCTCTTTCTATGCCAACTGTGCTTTCTATGTTGACCCAAAGCTGTCTTGCGCAGCGCCCACCGAGGAGTTCAACACTGACAACTTCCCTGAATATCTCTCGCCCAACATCTGGCCGGATGATGCGACGCTACCCGGCTTCAAAAACTCTGTCGAGGATCTTTGCCGTCTGATCATTGACGTTGCCGTTTTGGTGGCTAGAGCGTGCGATAGGTTCGCCGAGAAGGAAATTGCCGGTTATCCCAACGGTTACTTGGAAAAGGTTGTGAGCACTTCGACCACGACAAAGGCTCGCCTGTTACACTACTTCCCCGAGGACCCCGCCAACGCGCCTCCTGCGCCGATAAAGGCGAGCGAAATCGCGAATGGCGAGGGcagcgacgaggatgacTGGTGTGCTACCCATCTGGACCACGGCTGTTTGACCGGTTTGACTTCGGCCATGTTTGTCGATGAAGCCAAGACGCCAGCGGTCGCACCGGCTTTTGAACAAACTTTGGCCGACAGCAAGCCGCTGAAGTTGGCACCTCTTCCCGAACTTGATGCGTCCCCTGACCCGGCATCTGGTTTGTACATCAAGTCTCGTACTGGGCAAACGGTCCAGGTCAAGATTCCCCGCGACTGTATTGCTTTCCAGACGGGCGAGGCATTGGAGAGGATTACTGAGGGCAAGTTCAAGGCTGTGCCGCATTTTGTACGGGGAGCTCGTGCTTCCATGAGCGATGGCCGGATTGCGCGCAACACGCTTGCCGTTTTTACCCAGCCGAAcctgggtgaggaggttgacatGGAGCAGCATATTACCTTTGGAGAGTTTGCGAGAGGAATCGTGGCCAAGAACACTGTTTCTTAG
- a CDS encoding uncharacterized protein (COG:Z; EggNog:ENOG503NY4P), whose amino-acid sequence MVKALTFKGDKKPKKRKRTGGASGKADDDDNRQLKTAKPSTEADADADADDDSWVSADVTADISGPIMFVLPTEPPTALACDAIGKVFTLPIENIIDNNPITAEPHDVRQVWVANRIVGTEHFRFKGHHGKYLSCDKIGLFSATSEAITPLESFSVIPTADTPGTFQIQTLRDTFLSVRASRSSKANASPEVRGDETEITFDTTLRIRMQARYKPKLKASKEEKAREKISRAELEAAVGRRLDEDEVKRLKRARREGDYHEAVLDLKVKGKHDKYG is encoded by the exons ATGGTCAAAGCACTCACCTTCAAAGGAGataaaaaaccaaaaaagaGGAAACGCACCGGCGGGGCTAGCGGGAAAGcagacgacgatgacaacCGCCAGCTCAAAACcgccaaaccctccaccgaagccgacgccgacgccgacgccgacgacgacagctgGGTTTCCGCAGACGTAACAGCCGACATCTCCGGTCCGATCATGTTCGTCCTACCAACCGAACCACCAACCGCGCTGGCATGCGACGCCATAGGAAAGGTGTTCACCCTCCCAATCGAGAACATCAtcgacaacaaccccatcaccgccgagCCGCACGATGTGCGGCAGGTCTGGGTGGCCAATCGGATTGTAGGGACAGAACACTTCCGGTTCAAGGGGCATCATGGAAA ATACCTCTCCTGCGACAAAATCGGTCTCTTCTCCGCCACCTCCgaagccatcacccccctcgaGTCTTTTTCCGTCATCCCCACCGCCGACACCCCCGGCACTTTCCAGATCCAAACGCTAAGGGATACCTTCCTTTCTGTGAGAGCGTCGCGGTCCTCAAAAGCGAATGCTTCCCCTGAGGTCAGGGGGGATGAGACGGAGATTACGTTTGATACTACGTTGAGGATCAGGATGCAGGCGAGGTATAAACCCAAGTTAAAGGCTtcaaaagaggagaaggcAAGGGAGAAGATTAGCCGGGCCGAGTTGGAGGCtgcggtggggaggaggttggatgaggatgaggtgaaACGActgaagagggcgaggagggagggggactACCATGAGGCGGTGTTGGATTTGAAGGTTAAGGGGAAGCATGATAAGTATGGGTAG
- a CDS encoding uncharacterized protein (EggNog:ENOG503NVMX; CAZy:GH31; COG:G), translating into MAMTVDMHDHIRLHLPLRIRGHPKLGTANTRTPAQRQTVKWTLLGTVTRAMSSQGCGFAGEPHKAKSTVSSSSSRRSASAPRAPFPPCSPLLALFSLVMAFNSTLASAELFAGNSITWDHQSLEPGTSELPTASSESRAGLDLEDARVSSHLGLGLDFGQDYFKVEVLVFVAALSLGFKLYNRRVPRQGILSKATSLLATMALLTSISLLLTSSLLPSGTSGHKGPPVVPAKFLQTASPTTSSVPQFTVPASADKGKDVEANIDDPLAANPQLVCPGYSASNVQNTKNGFTADLDLAGPACNVYGNDIEHLSLLVEFQANERLHLQIEPRYISKENETWFRLPEVLIPKPQNDPLCEEQNSDFVVSWSNDPTFSFTVKRKATDDTLFTTEGSKLVYEDQFIEFVSALPESYNLYGLGEVIHGFRLGNNLTRTLFAADVGNDIDWNIYGSHPIYHDTRYFTTDESGKLTYAPYADDKTARYTSYTHGVYLRNAHPQEVLLRQPGITWRTLGGSIDLYFYSGPRAEDVTTKYQESAVGLPAMQQYWTLGYHQCRWGYTGWQRLQEVIDNFAKFEIPLETVWADIDYMKKYRDFENDHDTWNYTEGEEFMNRLHKNHQHWVPIVDSAIYAPNPEDEEDRYPTYERGLEADAFVKNPDGSIYYGAVWPGYTVFPDWVGAVLGEAGTIDWWIDEISRWSKNISFDGIWVDMSEVASFCVGSCGTGNLTLNPAHPPFKLPGEPGNLVLRYPEGFAKTNETEAISATKAIITQSYGPTATAVPTVTTTTTTKNFYRSTPTPGARNINWPPYVINNYHGDIGVHALSPNSTHNGGYLEYDFHNLFGHQVLNATYSALLQVQKGVRPFIIGRGTFAGSGKWAGHWGGDNEALWAFLYFSIPQALSFSIFGFPMFGVDTCGFNGNTNYELCSRWMQLSAFFPFYRNHNAMGAIDQEPYRWSSVIDATKSAMAIRYALLPYMYTLMTQASLAGSTVMRALAWEFPNEPWLADADRQFMLGDAIMVTPCLEQGADTVKGVFPGVGEGEVWYDWYTKGKVSDGVGPGENVTIGAELGHIPVYVRGGKVVPLQEPGMTTAESRQNPWRLLVGLDGTGWAEGKLYLDDGVSLEPEEVSWISFTASNNFLKVEPLGNYPDTNPLRNATVMGLEHEPKQVWLDGEVLEQEHWSYDAGRCVLELFELKEKFSGGAWVQGWEITWE; encoded by the exons ATGGCGATGACAGTCGACATGCATGACCATATCCGCCTGCATCTACCGCTACGCATAAGGGGACACCCCAAACTTGGTACAGCCAACACACGGACGCCAGCACAGAGACAAACGGTGAAATGGACACTGTTGGGCACCGTTACTAGAGCCATGTCGTCCCAGGGCTGTGGTTTCGCGGGCGAGCCTCACAAGGCAAAGTCAACGGTCAGT TCTTCTTCCAGTCGCCGGTCAGCGTCGGCCCCGAGAGCCCCTTTTCCGCCGTGCTCGCCCCTGTTGGCGCTCTTCTCACTCGTTATGGCTTTCAACAGTACCTTGGCTTCGGCCGAGTTGTTTGCCGGTAACAGTATCACCTGGGACCATCAGAGTTTGGAGCCAGGAACCAGCGAGCTCCCAACTGCTTCTTCCGAGTCACGGGCCGGTCTAGACTTGGAAGATGCTCGCGTATCCTCACATCTGGGTCTGGGGCTCGACTTCGGCCAGGACTATTTCAAGGTGGAAGTCCTCGTCTTTGTCGCTGCTCTTAGTTTGGGCTTCAAATTGTACAACCGCAGGGTTCCCAGACAAGGCATCCTTTCCAAAGCCACTTCGTTGCTAGCCACCATGGCTTTGCTTACTTCGATATCGCTCCTTTTGACCTCGTCGTTGCTGCCGAGTGGTACTTCTGGGCACAAGGGGCCACCAGTGGTCCCGGCCAAGTTTCTTCAGACGGcgtctcccaccaccagctcagTCCCACAGTTCACAGTCCCTGCGTCTGCCGACAAAGGGAAGGACGTTGAAGCCAACATAGACGACCCCCTTGCCGCTAACCCGCAGCTAGTATGTCCTGGGTACTCTGCATCCAACGTCCAAAACACGAAAAACGGGTTTACTGCCgatcttgaccttgccgGCCCAGCATGCAACGTCTACGGCAACGACATCGAGCACCTCTCCTTACTGGTGGAGTTTCAGGCCAACGAAAGGCTTCACCTTCAGATTGAGCCACGGTACATCTCGAAGGAGAATGAAACGTGGTTCAGATTACCCGAAGTGTTGATACCAAAACCTCAAAACGATCCTCTTTGCGAGGAGCAAAACAGTGACTTTGTGGTCTCGTGGTCAAACGACCCGACATTCTCCTTCACGGTGAAGCGAAAGGCAACTGACGACACACTCTTTACAACCGAGGGGAGCAAGCTCGTCTACGAAGATCAGTTCATCGAGTTTGTGTCCGCTCTGCCCGAGAGCTACAACCTGTATGGTCTCGGTGAAGTTATTCATGGCTTCCGCTTGGGCAACAATCTCACCA GGACACTCTTTGCGGCAGATGTTGGCAACGACATCGACTGGAACATCTATGGCAGTCATCCTATCTATCATGACACAAGATACTTCACCACCGATGAGTCGGGAAAATTGACATATGCTCCTTATGCCGACGACAAGACGGCCAGGTACACATCGTATACACATGGTGTCTATCTTCGCAATGCTCATCCACAAGAGGTGCTTCTGCGGCAACCTGGTATTACTTGGAGAACACTCGGTGGCAGCATCGATCTCTATTTTTACAGCGGTCCCCGGGCTGAAGATGTCACGACCAAGTACCAAGAGAGCGCTGTTGGCCTTCCGGCTATGCAGCAGTACTGGACTTTGGGATACCATCAGTGTCGCTGGGGCTATACTGGCTGGCAACGTTTGCAAGAGGTTATTGACAACTTTGCAAAGTTTGAGATTCCGCTTGAGACGGTCTGGG CCGATATCGACTACATGAAGAAGTACCGTGACTTTGAGAACGACCATGATACCTGGAACTACACCGAAGGAGAGGAGTTCATGAACAGGCTTCACAAGAATCACCAGCACTGGGTTCCCATTGTTGACTCTGCCATCTATGCGCCTAACccagaggatgaggaagatcGCTATCCTACCTATGAGCGGGGGCTGGAGGCAGATGCCTTTGTGAAGAATCCTGATGGGTCGATTTACTATGGGGCTGTGTGGCCTGGTTATACGGTTTTTCCTGACTGGGTTGGTGCTGTGCTTGGTGAGGCTGGGACTATCGACTGGTGGATTGATGAGATTTCGAGGTGGAGCAAGAATATCTCG TTCGATGGTATCTGGGTCGACATGTCCGAAGTTGCCTCCTTCTGCGTTGGAAGCTGCGGCACCGGAAACTTGACACTCAATCCTGCCCATCCGCCCTTCAAGCTGCCCGGTGAGCCTGGTAATCTTGTCTTGAGATACCCCGAAGGCTTCGCGAAGACAAACGAAACCGAAGCCATCTCAGCGACAAAGGCGATCATCACCCAGAGCTACGGGCCAACTGCGACCGCCGTccccaccgtcaccacaaccacaacaacgaaGAACTTCTACCGGAGCACACCCACTCCTGGCGCAAGAAACATCAACTGGCCCCCGTACGTGATCAACAACTATCATGGCGACATAGGAGTCCACGCCCTGAGCCCGAACTCGACGCATAATGGTGGCTATCTCGAGTACGATTTCCACAACCTCTTCGGTCACCAAGTCCTCAACGCGACCTACTCAGCTCTgctccaagtccaaaaggGCGTCCGCCCCTTCATCATCGGCCGCGGCACCTTCGCCGGCTCAGGCAAGTGGGCTGGCCACTGGGGCGGTGACAATGAGGCCCTCTGGGCATTTTTGTACTTTAGCATCCCGCAAGCActgtccttctccatctttgGCTTCCCCATGTTTGGGGTCGACACGTGCGGCTTCAACGGCAACACAAACTATGAACTCTGCTCGCGGTGGATGCAGCTCAGCGCGTTTTTTCCCTTTTATCGGAATCACAATGCGATGGGGGCGATTGACCAGGAGCCGTACAGGTGGAGCAGTGTGATTGACGCTACCAAGTCGGCGATGGCGATACGGTATGCGCTGCTGCCGTATATGTACACGCTCATGACCCAGGCTTCTCTCGCTGGTAGCACCGTCATGCGTGCTCTTGCGTGGGAGTTTCCCAATGAGCCGTGGCttgctgatgctgacagGCAGTTCATGTTGGGAGATGCGATTATGGTTACGCCTTGTTTGGAGCAGGGGGCGGATACGGTGAAGGGGGTTTTCCccggggtgggagagggggaggtgtggtATGATTGGTATACCAAGGGGAAGGTGAGTGATGGGGTTGGACCTGGGGAGAATGTCACTATTGGGGCGGAGTTGGGGCATATTCCTGTCTATGTGAGGGGTGGAAAGGTTGTTCCGTTGCAGGAGCCTGGAATGACTACAGCGGAGAGTAGGCAGAATCCTTGGAGACTGTTGGTGGGATTGGATGGGACTGGATGGGCGGAGGGGAAGTTGTatttggatgatggggtcagtctggagccggaggaggtgagcTGGATTTCG TTTACTGCCTCAAACAACTTCCTCAAGGTCGAGCCGCTGGGTAACTACccggacaccaacccccttcgCAACGCCACGGTCATGGGTCTGGAGCACGAGCCCAAGCAGGTGTggcttgatggtgaggtgcTGGAGCAGGAGCATTGGAGTTATGATGCGGGGAGGTGTGTGTTGGAGTTGTTtgagctgaaggagaagTTTTCTGGTGGTGCTTGGGTGCAGGGGTGGGAGATTACTTGGGAGTAG
- the RCO3 gene encoding glucose transporter (EggNog:ENOG503P0R5; COG:P), producing the protein MVGFGWRKPANVAGTSAPAILLSLFVATGGLLFGYDTGSINGILAMESFKKDFTTGYFDKEGVPGMYPSQVSLIVAMLSAGTMVGALISAPIGDLWGRRLSLIAALGVFCVGAIFQVCATNVALLVIGRTLAGIGVGVVSVLVPLYQSEMAPKWVRGTLVCAYQLSITAGLFAAAGVNILTHNMKGAAAYRIPIGLQLTWAVVLALGLLILPETPRYLIKRGYKDAAALSLSRLRRLDITHPALIEELAEIQANHEYELALGPDTYKDIFFGEPHLGRRTLTGCGLQMLQQLTGVNFIMYYGTDFFQKGGVDDPYLITLIMQIINMVSTLPGLFVVESWGRRRLLIVGAAGMAICQLLIASFATANGSNSETQSRILIIFVAIYIFFFAASWGPVVWVVTSEIYPLKVRAKSMSVSTASNWLLNFGIAYGTPYMVDTNRIEGSRSIDLGSRIFFLWGAFCILSIAFVWFMVYETSKISLEQIDEMYERVDHAWNSRRFEPSWSFQQMRDFGFSDSGIPPQEPQLELQQSRSSESQSETGGSSTNTATTSSQDDKLPIPIGHVDFSY; encoded by the exons ATGGTGGGCTTCGGTTGGCGAAAGCCAGCAAACGTCGCCGGCACCTCGGCGCCGGCCATCCTTTTATCGCTCTTTGTAGCCACAGGCGGGCTCTTGTTTGGATATGATACCGG GTCGATCAACGGTATTCTGGCGATGGAGTCGTTCAAGAAGGATTTCACCACTGGCTACTTCGACAAGGAGGGAGTACCCGGCATGTACCCAAGCCAAGTGTCACTGATTGTGGCAATGCTGAGTGCAGGAACGATGGTGGGAGCACTCATATCGGCGCCAATAGGTGACTTATGGGGCAGACGGCTCTCACTTATTGCCGCCCTGGGGGTGTTTTGTGTTGGTGCTATCTTCCAGGTGTGCGCGACGAATGTGGCCCTTCTTGTTATCGGGAG AACACTGGCGGGCATTGGAGTGGGCGTTGTCTCAGTTCTTGTCCCATTATATCAGTCTGAGATGGCACCAAAGTGGGTGCGTGGAACGCTCGTCTGCGCCTATCAGCTATCAATCACGGCCGGTCtatttgctgctgccggcgtCAATATCTTAACTCATAATATGAAAGGGGCCGCCGCGTATCGCATCCCCATTGGTCTTCAGCTTACCTGGGCTGTTGTTTTGGCCCTTGGTCTGCTGATCCTACCGGAGACGCCCCGTTATCTTATCAAGCGCGGCTACAAAGACGCCGCTGCTCTTTCACTCAGCCGTCTACGTCGGCTCGACATCACCCACCCTGCTCTCATCGAGGAGCTCGCAGAAATCCAGGCAAACCATGAGTACGAACTAGCTCTTGGCCCTGACACTTACAAAGATATATTCTTTGGCGAACCACATCTGGGTCGCCGCACACTAACAGGCTGCGGGCTGCAAATGCTCCAGCAGCTCACAGGTGTCAATTTCATCATGTACTATGGCACCGACTTCTTTCAAAAGGGCGGTGTCGACGACCCCTatctcatcaccctcatcatgcAGATTATTAACATGGTCTCGACGCTGCCGGgtctcttcgtcgtcgaATCGTGGGGTAGACGAAGGCTGCTCATTGTCGGAGCCGCCGGCATGGCCATCTGCCAACTCTTGATTGCCTCGTTCGCTACCGCCAACGGAAGCAATTCGGAGACGCAGAGCCGCATCCTCATCATTTTCGTGGCCATATATATATTCTTTTTCGCAGCCTCCTGGGGTCCCGTGGTTTGGGTCGTCACATCAGAAATCTATCCGCTGAAGGTACGCGCGAAGTCGATGTCCGTCTCTACCGCCTCCAACTGGCTTTTGAACTTTGGCATTGCCTATGGGACCCCTTACATGGTGGACACAAATAGAATCGAAGGGTCCCGGTCAATCGATCTCGGATCTCGcattttctttctctggGGCGCATTCTGCATTCTCTCGATCGCCTTTGTCTGGTTTATGGTCTACGAGACGAGCAAGATCAGCTTGGAACAGATCGACGAAATGTACGAGAGGGTGGACCATGCGTGGAACAGTCGACGATTCGAACCGAGCTGGAGTTTCCAGCAGATGCGAGATTTTGGCTTCTCCGACAGTGGCATTCCTCCTCAGGAACCACAGCTCGAGCTGCAACAATCACGCAGCAGCGAATCACAGTCAGAAACAGGCGGAAGCTCGACGAATACGGCGACGACATCCTCACAGGACGATAAGCTACCGATTCCAATAGGCCATGTCGATTTCAGTTACTGA